CAAACTATGTATTGCCGTTGACCTTCAAGAATGTTTTGGTGtaattcaaatgtctgtgtctcAGTGAGGTGTGGTAAATGCATCAGAACAGAGGATTCCTGGCTGACCCCCCAGCAGTTCCTGAATCTGAACAGGAGCGGTGGAAACTGGAGACGAGACATCACCAGCCATGGAGAGCCTCTGGGAACTCTGATAATGGTAAAGAGCAGCATCTTGGTTCTGTGATTGGACCAGGGCTGCAGATTACAATTATACATGTATTTTTAGACTGATTGAGCTATTATGCATTTATTATGCCCTCTCATACACCATTCATCAAAGATCTGTCTGTTCTACAAGAAATTCCTTCTGCTATGGtgcaataaaacaacagaagccaTATCGCCTCCTATAATTCATGTTGGCTATTACAAATCAGAATAACCTTTTATGTCATGAGGATATTATAGAGCATTAAAGAGCGTAAAtaatacagctttaaaaaatTTCGTTTTAattaacttttgttttttcaatAATCAACACTGTCAGCTATTAGGTACAGCCCTAGATGGTACCAGATGTTAAAGGAgttgtttggcaaaaaatctaatttaaacaaTTTTTGACTTATTCCAGATGTATATGTTGCAATGAAAGTCGTATGGATTTCTTTAAAGTTCTGAAAAAAGTACTGTAGTAACTTTTACAGATTTGGTTTATTTTAGATAGTGGAGTCAGATAatctaaattaaataatataattaatcttaaaatgttttcaaaaagtACGTTCAAGTGAGCTCAAAAAGGGAATACCAAGGCAATTTGAGGTGCAAAAGCTTTCTTTTCTACTTCATCTGTCTAGTGTTTCAGCTATTTAGAAAAGAGTTAGAAAGAGTGTGCATCACAGCAAGAAGGGACTGGGTTTGATTTTCTGGTCAGGCagcctgtgtggagtttgcatattctcactgtgtctgtgtgagtttcctCCAGGTGATgtagtttcctcccacagtccaaagacatgcagtcaggcgaACTGGagatactaaattgcccctaagtgtgaatgtatatgtctgtgtgtttgccctgtgatagactggtgacctgtccaggtaTTTTGCCTTTCATCCAATGAGCacttggataggctccagcatcctccACAACCCTGGAGAAAAAGCAGCTTTGAAgatgtgtgtactgtgtgtgtgtgtgtgtgtatgtgtgtgtgtgtgtgtgtgtgtgtgtgtgtgtgtgtgtgtgtgagagagagagagagagagagagagagagtaaaaattCCTTGGTttatgtctgtgtatgtcttattttgttgtttccTTCTTTCTAGAGGAGGGTGTTAGTACCTCATACAGTCAACTGTGTGTGTTCCAGCTGCAGTGGAGAAAATCAGGTACGTCCAATTCAGCCTGGTCCCCATGGCTGAGCACACTCTCAGCTTCTAggtgccctgttcacacacacatacacgccaCTAACCAAAGAGAAATCTGATATCACTTTGGCAGTGTCCTCTCATCAGAGCACCACCTTCAGTCTGCCCCCACAATTACAAACATCATAGAAGCCTTAAAAGGAAATTctaccttttttttatttctgcataattaaactattaagatgtaaacaaggtcatttagagtgatttgatatgaaatactTTGTTCTAGAGCAATGGTGTTTGTTATAactcatgtttacttttttgttttcttttattacaGTATAATAGAGTAAGACTGTGagctttttttccacatttaatgaaaacactgacaggtttttttgtttatgtgtgtgtgtgtgtgtgtgcgtgtgtcagCTGGATCAGGAAAATGATGACCTGTGCTTCAATTGTAACTCTGAGGGTGATGAGGGTGATGACCTTGTGTGTTGTGATGAATGTCCACGAGCTTTTCATCATCATTGCCACAACCCGCCCCTACAGGATGACACACtggggtaagagagagagaatgtgagagagaatgtgagagagaatgtTGTGCAACCACTGCTGTTTTGCTTTGGCCTTGTTTTCAGGATCGCTATCCTGTTGAAAGGTGAACTCTTTTTCAAGCTTTAGTTTTCTTAGCTGACTAAAGCAGGTTGGCTTTTAGTATCTCCCTATATTTtacactctgtagttctacaagttTTTTTGTGAGCCAAAATTCTGAATCATGGGTTTATGACCTTCGGATACTCTATAACCTAGCATCAATGCTGAATATGAAGACATCCAATTGGCCATTGTTCTAGCTTGTTGAGAAGACTATCTTCCACAGCTCTGCCTTTTTATGTCAATAGCTCAGGACAGTGTGAGCAGTGTGGAGTGGAAGCAGAGTGATGTGATTTTTGACCGAAGCAAGGAGGGGCTTGAAAAAGTGGAGCACCTCTTGTGCATGCAAAATCGATAATCTCTCTCTAGTCACTTCACCAAAGTTGACAAAACTGTTACAATAGCCTGTGTTTCTATTTGtctatgtgtgtttttatttgtccgtatgtgttttgttttgtgcacAGTGATCGGTGGATCTGTTCCTACTGCACAGCAGCAAGAAATCAGAGCCATGAATGATCAGGAGTCCTATAACACAGCCTGAACTGATGCTCTGTATACCATACATATGCATTCATACAAACCTTTCATACATTTATACAAACTTGCAGCATTTTGGCAGAACTCCACAATGAAACAACAAATCATAGTATACCTGGTTTTAGCACTAATAGTATATTGGAATATTTTTGTAACATATATTGTAGGACATTTTATGTACCTGTAATGTGAATGCATGATTGAAAAGTactgaaattttttttaataaaacagaataagatgtTTTGATTGATGAAAATAGCTGTTGCTGTGTCATTACTGTgatacaaaaaaacagaagtgtttTAATGGACACTGACTGAGAgcagccctgcgatggactggcgacctgcgctaggtgtattctgccttccgcccaaagactgctgggataggctccagcaaccccccgcgaccctgagggagaagcagcttagaaaatgtgtgtgtgtgtgtgtgtgtgttactgagaGCAGTGCAGTAGTGTGGAAATGATTTACAcaatttgaatcaagtaaattcagagTGTTATTCAGGACTGACTCCATCACTGCTTTTCCTCACAACAATACCTTAATGGCATTGTATTAATAGTAATGTATGTTACAATATTATAGTTTTAtagtacaagctattcatttttcagcatcagtaaAAAAGCCAGACAACtacatttacagaaaattaaacagagCCTCAATGACATTATCACAGTCTGttatgagaacaccagcagattctttgtttgatttgcagattttctccTTGTTTGtcaattttctttttctcagtaagggcttcttgacaactACATATCCCTTCAGAGTCATAATATTGAGTTGTATTTTCAACGTGaagggatggacagaaacatctctttcttttttaactccCCATCCCCCACAGAGAATTAACAGTTGCCAAACCCTTATATCCCCCCTCACCTCCCAAAGCCGAGTCATATATGCCTCCACCCCGGATCTCTGCCCAACAAAAGATTGCAATCACACTGCACTCCCTCTGACTGCATTGTAGCCACATCTCACTGTTTTAATACCGACTGCATTCATTCAGACTATAGACCCTTCCATCAAGACTTTTTTGAGGAAAGAGTTGTCCTACTGCATCCAAGCCAAAGAATATGGCAGTTGCTGTCTCAAGGCCAACATTTTCTTGGCTTACGGTGAGACAAGCTGATGAACAGAAACATCGGCGGATTTTGCAGATCtaaagtaagagtggagcttgattttctcttccctctcaAAGACGAAACCTTTAAGTGCTGTTGATCTGATGAGGACAGGAATGGAAATGGACTCCTtggatatttttattaatatacttaaataaagcagtttaattcaaaatataaataaaatgtaattaaaattgatatttttattattaatttaattacaaAAGTTACAACTGAACTGGGGAATCTCAAATACAGGTAGAAATGCAACTATAATTCTAGGCTTTACTAATACCATGAATGACATGGTCCACTACAGACCTTTAGAAAACAAGAAGCAATATTTGCCACATCCATTTAGTATATGATCCTTTCtagtgtggaaaaaaatgtgaaaagtagAAGGCAAGTGATAAAGTACCTAGAGAACCTGAAACAATTCAGGATTGACCTGAAAGTTTGACACTATTCTTACATAAAAGACAATAGTCTTAATTTTGATTAATAAAGTAAAAGTGGGATTTTTAACATGGTGTACACTTACTGGCCGCACTGTAGTCCACACTGAAGGTGTACAGTTAGAAACTGTAGCCCAGACGTTCTCAAACATTCTCTAAAGGTAAGAGAATCAATGCTAACTGAGGGACtgtatgcagacatttttgAGAAAGTTCCACCAGGACTACAAGAGGACATGTTGCAAATGTCAGTAAACATTAACATGAACGTTAATAAAATACCCAAATAAGGAAGTCTGTGAACATCCCAGGAATGTTCAAGGGATGTACTTACAACTTTTAGCTTCAAAGTGGTCAAATAAGACAGGTGTGGGATGACACACTGctaggtaaaaaaaaactaaataaaatagttttacTGTGttgaaatgtcaaaaatgtaatttagtgtttttttctatGTACATAAGTAAATCTATCCagaatttccacatgaataaaacattgtatCAAATCAACTAGTGCTGAAAGTAAATTGAAGACAAAGTTTATCCTGAGTAATTTAGTCATTTACGAGGAAGCAATGtctttgaatcaagtaaattaaaTTCATTACTTTTATCAGTTCGCAACTTTAGCATTTCATCAGGACAGGCCatagaagttattcatttagGCTGTTACATATGAGGCTAATCATTGGAAAGCTAAGCAAGGCAGCACTGTACTAGACTGtactacaacacacacattattcaactgaaaaaagaaaccaGTTAGCATGATAAACAGTTTTAACTGGCTAATTTTTGATAGCTAACTTATCATCTCATAGCTTACTTTATAATGTAGCTGTCAGAGCAGTGCAGCTGAAAGGACCACAAATACATTCCCTTGCCTGTTTGCTAAGCAAATTAACCCATCCCATTATTAAATTCAGCATCATCAGACTCTTATACCTGATTGGGTATTATCCAAATTTTGACAATAAGCACAATTTGTGCTTTACTGCTGATGTTTGAAAAACGATATTTCACTGTTTCATAACTAGGGTGGCTAGAAGGCTGGCCATGCTTCATTCTAGGGTGGTACTGGCCACTTCTGACCACCCCTTGGCTACTCCtcaagtagttactgaatgatgtTCCTATGTATGtataacattttttaacattgtccattttacaaTACCTCCATATACAACTAAGAATAAGAATTGAATCACACATGGTATAAAAATATGTTCGTTCCGTCATTTGATGAGGTGATGAGGGTAACTTTCTGATAGGCCAAATTACATGTCCTCTGTACATACATTACATACTCTGCTTGATATTTTAAAGagttaaaaatgttataaacaaGACACCAAAACAAAGAATTCTGATAAAATCAGTAAAAGCAGTAAAAATGTtgctaaacaataaaataactaCTTAATCAATGAGGCCTGAGGAATTTTGtatattcatttaattaatttaacatgtttttaagggcctttagtgaagacagtggttctataaagatataaatttgcatgcttaaagggttatttgcatgctgaaatggttcttcatttagatggagaatgtgttgtatatggttctgtatagaaaccttttgaaaagggttctatatagcacccaaaatggttcttctgttgttacaagcttgacatcataacaatagcaaaaccttttttggtgcagCATGGACctttgtcttcactaaagaaccattaaagagTAATTATtgaaattataatttttttctttacacatTCTTAAGTATTATTTGAAAGCTATGGAGTATTAGCATCATGTTGGAAtcattttatcatcattttttGATACATAACTTTATTCATCATAATGCAGTACCTATATTATTGAATCACCTTCATGGTGGCTCTAATGTCACATCCTTCCGAAGGTTTTTCCAGTGCAAACAACAAAGATTTGTATTGAATTAATTGTGTAGATGAGACTTTTTAGCTACTACCCTGCTCTGTAATACTATGAGGAGTAATTCTAGGTTCTAAATTActtgaaatgaaactgaaagacACAAGGTGGTCAGGTGAGAGGAAAGGTTGTGTTGGTCTTGTTTTTGCATATAGGATgggtggaaaagaaaaaaagaggaggagacagagaaaaggaggagtgtagagagaaatgaaagagaagaaaaaatcaTCTtacaggaggagagagaagtaGGAAGCtttgaaatatatgaaatattacTATATGAACTATGAAACTATGAAATATAACTGCACTTCTCTGCGCTGTTCTGGTTACCAGGTAAATGAAGAAGAGTGATCATCCAAATGGATCTGTTAGACTTTCTAACGAAGGAGGAACTCATTCGCTTCTTTCACTGCAAGAAGACGGAGATGTCCTGCATGGCGGAGCCAAACATATTCCTGCACCAGCTGAGAGACCATAATCTGGTACCAGAGAAGCTGTACAAGGCAAGAAAGGAAGAATCTTTTTTACTAATGTCTGTCTGATGTCTTTTTACTAATTTACTCTGTCTGCATGTAGCATTTGTAAAAAGCCTTCTGTCTTAAACTTCTCTGCAGtttaattgtaattataatGTGTAATACCACAAAATGCAGGTGAAATGTTTGCTATCCATGTATTGCTTCAGGTTCTGTTAGATTTGAGTTCAAAgaggaatttcactgatttatCCAAAAAATTCCTCATTCAATGTTTgttaatgtgaaatgtgaaattgaAACTTACCagtgatttaatgtgaaatggaaacttaccaactcagacTGTGACAGGAACAAGGAACTGCGATGTCTGCAATGCAAACATAACAATTTTATTTGGTATTCAAGCAAGTAATGAGcctttgtgtgttttctgagtATCTATATGCAATGgtaatgatggtgaaatagctctaaatctgcaaaaacaaaacaaaaaaggttttcttggggactattttaccttagAACATCCTGTGTGTACCTCTTCaacatgaatgttttttttaatcagagaGTTCACGTATGCTGCGAACAATTCTAactctgtaagtttatctagaacaaagcatttcacaccaaaccaccctgaattactttttaattatgcagaaaaatgttttaattcataaaatcttgttttttctcaaaataaaggTATGTTCTACTAATATGTATCTAATATTCTACTGTAATCTACTAATTAAACCAGCTATAAACTTGTAATGCATGTGCTATTGTAGATCTATTCTGCTGTATCTTTCCTGCTGTAATCTCCTGCTTTGTCTCTGTGTGGTGTTGTCTCTGTAGAAGGTGGTAAAGATGAGGTGTAAGGAGAAGAGGAAAGACGGTGTTTATCAGATCTTGGACTGgctggagaaggagagaagtgACTCTGTGCACCTCTTCTGGACGTGTGTATTCAAAGACCACATCCTGCAGAAGTATCCAGTCCTACGCCTGTTCAGGAATAACCTCATAGATGGTCTGTACACTTAGCCTGCCGACTTTTACATTACAACATCCTCATTCTTGAATGttctgtatgtgagtgagtgagtgagtgagtatatGCTTGTGAGTGAGCATtttagtagaaacacctacaatactgtgcaaaagtcagagcccactctttcatttatttcattttcagccaaaatggccattaagaaCAAGTTATAGATTTTTCTGTGTCAATGTCTTTTATGAAAAAATACCTGGTCATTATTTCTGTGATGTGATatatttcaaaaatgaaaaagaaaagaatgaactGAACTTCAAAAGAATAGATAATAAAATTTACTAGGGAAAGTGTTTACAGGATTgcagaaagagggagggtgGTGGGGGTGCGAACACCCACAGATGTTTTCACCATCCAACACctttatgcaaattatatgtaaattagtcAGACTCCATGTGCAATTGCTGATTCATCAGGACAGATCAAAACTGCTATAATGCAGATTTGGACTGGTTCAGAAACATACCTGAACACAGTGTCATTAGTTTGGTTCTGTCAACAAAGATTGTGTCCCTTGTGtgcttcctaatgacatcaGCATGCATCACTTTCAGTGAGGCCCAAGCCCATGAAgactttcactttcacttagTTCTACAATTATGTAAATAGCCAGTTACAACTCCAGTACCAGATGCCATCATTTACATGTATGGCATTTGGCTGTCGCTCTTATCcaaagtgacttacaatttgataatttttttacacaggtaggcaaatgtagtgttaggagtcttgcccaaggactcttattggtatagtgtacaCCTAAGGTCAAAGAGACCTGAACATTCACATGATGACACAAACTCACccaagcttttatctttgagaaaatcaagctccactcttgcttcacaggtgtttctgtccatccttccactgtgagaagacaactctgCACTATGAGTCCAGATTTCTAATTGGGAttttttggatcatgagaaatAGAAGACTGAATTTttgagatgtggaaaaatatcctggcaaatttctttgaaaatctagaagtcttctgaaaagaatgaataCAGTAATAAAGATCAAGAGGAGGCCCacttaatactgaaaaaattatATTGTATCATCAGTTCAGATGAAAAGCTGGACAGTGTCATTTTCTATTCAGGAAAATGCTGTTTATTGCAAAGCCAAAGCACAGCAACCAGACGATGAATTCAGCAGAATTCCTTCAGTAGAATATTACCacaatattataataatttttgtGCATTTAATTGCTGAAAACTTAATGACTTATTGGCCATCTTGACTGCTATCTGTACTTTTTCACTGTAGGCTCCTTCAGGGTCTATGAGAATCTCCCTGCcccagtggatcagacagagagagagaacaagccAGTCCAAATTAAGAAATCTACAgcaaaggagaagaaaagagaaagaaagagaaagaaaaggcatGAGGAGATGGAGGAGGACAAGCAGCCAGGCCCATCCTGTCCCTCCATCCCCAAAAAGAAGAAACCAGCCAAGAAGCTCAtgttctgtgagtgtgtgatatagaaccatttctgtcAAACATAAGAGTAACCACAGCTTCCTCCAGCAGCCAAATCAGTAGAATTCAGCAGAATTCATTCAGTAGAGtaagaaacacaaaaaacatgaacCTAGATCTGATATGGTTCTGTCAAAACAGTATTCAGGAAGAAGCTGCAAGGGAGACACTTGAATGTGTCGAAGCTTAAAAGAGCCAAATACAGATTCATCTGTATATTTTATCAACCTTGAGGCACATAGGAACCAAgcacataccaattgaaagagggggtcatagagtttctgactgttgctggaagatggctcccttcagtctgtgaggagatgCAGACCCCTGAACAGAAAGTATTTTTTGTTCTCCACTTCAAATAGAGCGAATCCGTCATGACTGTGCAATGTGATTTTCGTGGGTAGTAAACCTCCAACAGCTTAGAGCGTTCATCCTTGgctccacagcactggatgatctctgaaatcACATTGAAAGAGCTATGAGTACAGTGACATCCAACAcgctcaatccagtatgggatgaatttgactatcacgctgatgttgtccgtacagctttagaaggttcatattgagcacttgtaaaattacacaatAAACTTCATGCTCACTTAAACTGTTCACAGTTTACTGCATcaatctgtaatgatttacaagtgaaataaataatttgggaattggattaatctttttgaatcacactGCATATGCAAATCCATATGCGAAGGATTAGCAGAAAGCCAATAgaattgaacaggctgtttttgcttctGTGCATTGAAgtctgatatatgtaaattacctctgttctgataTGCTCCCATATACTgaacctcattcagaaagcagtcagagctgaaacagtccaatgtaaatgggcagggctaaccTTCTTTCAggtgaataggtggatatatgtaaatgtgttgctttctgtgacttcacaaaaacaatgaatttaaaatggactatTTATGCTTCTTAGTTTCCTAATATGGAATGGCAAGTGAATAATATATGTTTAGTATATGAGGGAAGTTAACTTTTCTATTCCTTTCTACTCCTTTATTAAAACAGTAACAGTGAGgaaattcaaatttcaaaagACCCAAAGTTGTTCCCagagttttgatgtttttttgggATGTACAAAGATTATTTAAGTTCTTCTAAATTTGTTAACAGTGTTTGTTATGAAGGTTTCTTACACCAGTGTTAGCTACCTGTTGCAAGATCATACTTTAAGCCATTAACTTTAAAAGCATCATGAATAAGATTGCGATAGATAACAGTCCACCTTAACTGTAGAAATCAAATGATATGTTAGCTACCCCTCTAACTTCAAGGCTCACAGTGTTTCCACATACACTTTTCAGGATTGGCACACAAGACAAGGtgaggcaaggcaagtttatttatacagcacatttcatattcaGAGGTAATTCAGCATACTAACAAAAAAGGAAcataaaaggaaaaacaaagacaaagtaCAACAATTCACACAAGAAATTTCTCCACTGTTTCCGCAAATATGATGGGAGCTTGTGTGACCTCAGTTACTTGCAGTAACCTAAAAGCAAAAGGTATTGTCTATTCATTACAATTTGTGAAGTCTATTAAAGTCTATTAAAGAATTTCATGaaacttacatttaaaaaacatgtaaattacTGACCGCATAGAATGCAGCTGCAGTGTTTTACTGTTGATCTGTTGCTGCTCAAACTATTTGAACAACTATGTACTGACCAGTGCAGGACAAAGAAAACAAGCGGTGTTTTGTCATtactatttctcattttctttgtcattcaATGAAATGACAATGTGGACTTTTTTTATAAACCCGATTTTTCAACCATCTTTAGCCAaaatttcagtgcatccctatttaagacttattattcagtaaccactattaattattcagtaacttctatgaaactaatatgtaattttgttcatttttcacgTATGTCCCTCCCTGTTACTGTTCTGATGATGTGATTCATGTGAGGTTGTGGACAACAGTGAGTGTAAATGAGCTGCTCCACTATTGTCTGTTAGTTTCAGAGTCCACTGCTGAAATGAAGCGTTCAGGCGAAGAAGTTCAGGATGAgcagaagaaagagggagaggaggagggcagagaagaagaagaagacaacaCAGGGCCAGTGCATCCATCTGTGTTTCAAGCTCCTTCTTTACCGGTCAGCTGTGGTTCTGTCAATGGAGTTTTATATAAATGCAGATTTGCCTCAGGTAGGTGTCTGCTTTGCAGAGTTTAGTCTTGATATGatgtttaaaggaatagtttggaaACTGACTCATGCCTGGCCCACACTGCAGGACTATCAGGGTGAACTTAAACAATGACCTTCCCAGATTATCCTGCAGCGTGGGGTGTCCATAGGCCAATCTTTATTACTCCGATCTACACCCAATCCAGCCAAGGCCGCCCCTAATGTGAAACATGTTCAGTATTTATGACTCAGTATCCTGTAATGCAGAGTGGACAGCAATCCTCTGATATGAAACGCAGTGTTAACATCATGCCTGAAAGACTGACCAATGAGAGCCAAGCTGAACTGATTTTGTCAGTGTGTATGGAAGAAGTTATAAGCATGGCAGCCAAATTGAGAAATGGTCACCTCATGTGTAAATGGATATGTATGCATTCATCTCAGGCTTGCATTGCAGTAAGCATTATCCCTATTGACCCCTTCTTTTTAGCCATGGCTTCATCCTCATTTTTCTTCTTCGACTTGGCTTTTTCTGTGCAAAAAGCACACATCTCCAGGAAAGCTACAGCCTCGCTGTCATCCACtatgtttgattagtttagatCTAAAGTTAGTTTGCAAGATCTAATGTTAGTTTGCAAGAAACTCCTGTGAGACTTTGAGAACCAGAACCATTTGTCGGGACtcatgtttacatgcataaTCTGAAAGTGTGTGATGTCTCATTCAGGGCAGATTGTGCAGTGTGGTGACTTTGATGATTAACAAAGAtcaaagacagaaaaataggTGAAAAGTATCATTATGTGTGGGGTCTCTCATGTTTCCAACATTGGTTAGGATTTTAAAAATCCTCAGAAATATGTATAGTGTGATGACACATGGACTTTGATCCACTTAAAAGTGCCATCTGACTTCAAAGCTTCAAAACAGTGGCCTGTGgtgaaaaacacacatggaaacAGTTAGAATTTCAACAAATTTCATTCTTAATTGAATTCAAAGTTGTAGGAGTTGGATGAGctacaatttattattatagtaataataatatacatcatataaattttgctgttttttcatgCATGTAAAATACGTATATACTgtgtattttacatattttatatatatatatatatatatatatatatatatatatatatatatatatatatatatatatatataatgtgtgtaataTTCTATGTATTATATGTGCAATAACCTGAATCTGATATAAGCATTTGAATCTAAACATGAAAGCTGTATGTTGGTCTGCTGCAGGGTCACGCAGTAAAAGCATCCGCACAGAGGAGCGCTGGTTCACTCCAGAAGAGTTTGTAAGACAGGAATTAACTCTGATAGACGGGCACTGGAAGAAAGATATTCGCTGTCACAGCAAAACATTAAACTACCTGTCGAAGGTAATACGAGGTGGGGGAATAAAAATGGCAGAATGCATGTATTCATTCACAAATCTAACCTACTCATAACAATCACGAAACATAACATTGACGTGCTAATAGGAGAGAGATTTATAAGAGATTTAAAAATTTAACACATCCAGAGAACAAATGCAGTTAGGACACTTGTCTGCTAATTTTAGTACACTATTGTATTTAGTCACTGATGTTAacactctggaaaaaaaataaaactttatgtTATTAAATGTCCCATAACCTTTGCATGATATGCTTtctccagtatgttaaattaaaaaaataaacagcaactgggccttaaaatgtgcagaagtgtgttctctgtagaggatgtgtttagcttgttttcacttagaacatcattattatattttcttattattatattaatggtTAATCACCAATACTTTTACCAGTGTTTGTTCTTCCTGTTCTTTATTAAATACATCCTATATGCAAGTGACAGTTTTAAAACCATATTGCACTCATACTTTTGTAGTCTTTTTTGTGGATGATATCACCTTCATATCTGTATTGGCAGACAATGGCTTCAAAAATATCAGCATCAGTCAGAAACTTACAtttcaagcaaaaaaaaaaattatgtatttattttgccATGGAtgagcagaaaaatgccatatttg
This portion of the Pygocentrus nattereri isolate fPygNat1 chromosome 1, fPygNat1.pri, whole genome shotgun sequence genome encodes:
- the LOC108416653 gene encoding nuclear body protein SP140-like protein, encoding MDLLDFLTKEELIRFFHCKKTEMSCMAEPNIFLHQLRDHNLVPEKLYKKVVKMRCKEKRKDGVYQILDWLEKERSDSVHLFWTCVFKDHILQKYPVLRLFRNNLIDGSFRVYENLPAPVDQTERENKPVQIKKSTAKEKKRERKRKKRHEEMEEDKQPGPSCPSIPKKKKPAKKLMFFSESTAEMKRSGEEVQDEQKKEGEEEGREEEEDNTGPVHPSVFQAPSLPVSCGSVNGVLYKCRFASGSRSKSIRTEERWFTPEEFVRQELTLIDGHWKKDIRCHSKTLNYLSKKQILIVHSLLCSCNLCSPMEQDLLDEKNDDECFICDSDLGDLLCCDECPRAFHHQCHLPAVQDDSLGEKWMCTFCVLKTKQRCRQPRQMTEKEALDSSISQYILHCEYLLLYMYKEDIDWVFIEDPTKTVSGYSRVITDPMWVDRVTTKLQNKQYKTLGQFVSDVRLIFHNCHIFNKGNKFDKLGSRLSEVFEREFKTIFNIE